The Marmota flaviventris isolate mMarFla1 chromosome 5, mMarFla1.hap1, whole genome shotgun sequence genome includes the window TTAAtctgaaaaattttcttttcccaactttaaatgtcattttcttttaaatctcttaAAAAGCCTTCAACATagaaattattgatttttcttttatttctcgtCTTGGTTAATCTTTTAGGAATTCTCTCTGAAAAGCAGCTTAATTCATCATGTGGTTGTCTTTATCACCATCACTTTTTGAAAAGCCTCATTAGTAAGCAAACCTCTAATTCCAAGCTCCGCGATTACCTCTAAAAAACCCACAATAGACTAAACTTGAGTCAACCATAATTAGATTTAATAGgactttttcccattttttttttcactacccAGCTGTGCTTGATATCAGCAAGCTGTTGACAGGACCAAAGGGGTGTTGAGGGTAGGGTAACAAGGAAGCAGATCTCTGCAAAGAGGGAAGGAGCAGCAGCATTGGTTCTGTTTAAAACTGGCTCTCCAAGTGTGTCTCCCAACCAGAAGCAAGGAAGCATTTGAAATTGTTAGAAATGTCAATTTGGGGGTCCGAGTACAGACCTACTGGATCAGGCTATCCAGGGGATTCTGAGGCATGCTTGAATATAAAGGACTTGGTTCAGATATAGTGTTTACTGAATTGTAGAtctcaaaattttagaaacaagCTCGTTGAAAATAAGTGCCTTGAATgcggctggggttatggctcagtggtagagcgcctgcctggcatgtgtgaggcactgggtttgatcctcagcatcacataaaaataaataaaaataaaggtactgtgtccatctacaactaaaaaacaaaaaacaattaaaaaataataattgcctTGACTGGCTTTAGTGATCTTTCCCCGCTTCTCCCCCAACTCCCTGCCCCGAGGAACAAATCCCACTTACGTGTATGTTcttctcatttatcttttataagcattatatttttattactctaCAGGGCTGCTATTTGGTATTAGACTTGCTAATGAGCAGCAACTGtgtgtgctgctgctgctgctgctgcctgtcATTTGGTGCAGGCACAGGTATAAGGCATGCAGCAGAGAAGAGCTTAGCAACCAGCCTTCTTCCACATTCTGTTCTTAGGAAACAAGCGAGGAGGAGGGTCCAAAGGTGTCATTTGACACTGACGACAGAATTTATTTCCTATGCAGAAGAGCGGAGACAGAAGACAAACCTAAATGAGCTAACTTCCTAAGGAGGAACTGGATGGAGAAGGTGATGTTGGCAGCTGCCTTTGCCAACTCCAACTCCAGCATCATGAATATGTCCTTTGCTTACCTCCATTTTGCTGGAGGGTACCTGCCCTCTGACTCCAAGGACTGGAGGACCATCATCCCAGCTCTCTTGGTGGCTGTCTGCCTGGTGGGCTTCGTAGGGAACCTGTGTGTGATTGGCATCCTCCTTCATAGTGCTTGGAAGGGAAAGCCATCCATGATTCATTCCCTGATTCTGAACCTCAGCCTGGCTGATCTTTCTCTCCTGCTGTTTTCAGCACCTGTTAGAGCTACAGCATATTCCAAAGGTGTTTGGGATCTAGGCTGGTTTGTCTGTAAGTCGTCTGACTGGTTCATCCACATGTGCATGGCAGCCAAGAGCCTGACAATTGTTGCAGTGGCCAAAGTATGCTACATGTATGCAAGTGACCCAGCCAAACAAGTAAGTGTCCACAGCTGCACCATCTGCTCAGTGCTGGTAGCCATCTGGGCTGTGGCTAGCCTGCTACCCCTGCCAGAATGGTTCTTCAGCAATACCAGGCACCACGCAGGTGTGGAAATGTGCCTCATGGATATACCAGCTGTGGCCGAAGAGTTCATGTCAATGTTTGGTAAGCTCTACCCTCTCCTGGTATTTTGCCTTCCATTACTTCTGGCCAGCTTTTATTTCTGGAGAGCTTACAGTCAATGTAAAAACCGAGGAACTAAGACTCAAAATTTTAGAAACCAGATGCGTTCAAAGCAACTCACAGTGATGCTGTTCAGCATTGCTATCACCTCTGCTCTTCTGTGGCTCCCTGAGTGGATAGCATGGCTATGGGTATGGCATCTGAAGGCTGGAGGCTCAAGCCCACCACAGGGTTTCATAGCCCTGTCTCAAGTCCtaatgttttccatttcttcagcAAATCCTCTCATTTTTCTAGTGATGTTGGAAGAATTCAGGGAAGGTTTGAAAGGCTTATGGAAATGGATGGTAACCCAAAATCCCCCAAGAGCCTCTGAGACTCAGGAAACACCAGTTGGTAACTTGGAGGTTCTTCCTGACAAGattccatccccagagacctcAGCATCCATTccaaagaaagagaaacctgACTCTCCCAACTCCAGtagagagaaaatggagaaggcAGAGATTCCAGTCCTCCCTGATGTAGAGCAGTTTTGGACTGAGAGGGACACTGTCCCTTCTGTACAAGACAACGATCCTATCCCCTGGGAACATGAAGATCAAGAGACAGAGGGTTGTGATAAATAAAGttccaaagaaaaatgaattatggTTATTGTATTTACTTGTACTGCTGCTTATTAATACTGCTGACTTTACCATACAAAATTATTAGCCATTAAGAATTACAAAAATGCTTCTGCATTTTCAAAATGTGCAATCTGGTAAGTAAAACACTATGTAATATTTATGCTTCAGAATTATAACCTGGAAGTCCAAAAAATTCATGTAAAGTGTTTAGTATAAAGAAGCTGCTGCCAAAGTGATGAGATAGTTAAGCTATTTAGTCACTTGTTCACAGTGAATGTTTCTATTATGTGCACCTTAGAACCAGCTCTGTACTGTGCTGGCTGAAATTGAGCTTCTGTCTGTTAAAGGTTGAGcctgtatatatattcatattcagtTTCTTCCTAAACCTGCTGGCCCTAATgtcatcaatttttatttcacataacCAAAGCTCAAGATCCACTTCCACTTAAGAGCTTTCTCTAACACAATGAGTAAATTTTACTTAATGAGCTACTTGTTTGATAAATGTTAAGTTTACTTAATGAAAATCCATGTTAATTTTCCCAATCAAAGTTAACAAATAAGGAAACAACCTTATCCCAATTCTGGGTTAATTTCAAACCATAGCTATTTTTGGCAAAGTTTAAGTAAGTTTAAACTTTTCTGTATACTATAAAGTCttcttcaatgatttttttaaagccacttAAATGGGTCTTTAGCTATAAAGTCTGAGAATTTTAGGAGCCTAACATGACATCCTATATTGtgatatggaaaaaatatattttttaaaaaaacaaccttccttctcttccaaactgcttgaaagttatttttcttaaaacagaaaTCTGTTCTTCCCAGTATCTCCCTATCCCATGATAAACTATAAGATACAGTGACATAGCTATTAACCATTAATTAAAGGCAAGCCTCAAATATA containing:
- the Gpr151 gene encoding G-protein coupled receptor 151, with protein sequence MEKVMLAAAFANSNSSIMNMSFAYLHFAGGYLPSDSKDWRTIIPALLVAVCLVGFVGNLCVIGILLHSAWKGKPSMIHSLILNLSLADLSLLLFSAPVRATAYSKGVWDLGWFVCKSSDWFIHMCMAAKSLTIVAVAKVCYMYASDPAKQVSVHSCTICSVLVAIWAVASLLPLPEWFFSNTRHHAGVEMCLMDIPAVAEEFMSMFGKLYPLLVFCLPLLLASFYFWRAYSQCKNRGTKTQNFRNQMRSKQLTVMLFSIAITSALLWLPEWIAWLWVWHLKAGGSSPPQGFIALSQVLMFSISSANPLIFLVMLEEFREGLKGLWKWMVTQNPPRASETQETPVGNLEVLPDKIPSPETSASIPKKEKPDSPNSSREKMEKAEIPVLPDVEQFWTERDTVPSVQDNDPIPWEHEDQETEGCDK